One genomic window of Streptomyces sp. WP-1 includes the following:
- a CDS encoding 3-deoxy-7-phosphoheptulonate synthase: protein MMHTLPAPADLTTALPLSTATARAVADHRDTVAAVLDGRDPRLLVIAGPCSVHDPAAALEYASLLAAAARRYADDLVVVLRAYLEKPRTALGWTGLLNYPALDGKSDLATGLRTGRAFLTEAAALGLPLAYEFVDPLLAPYVADTVSWAAIGARTVASQPHRHLGSWLPMPVGMKNCVSGALGSAVDAVQVASHPHALPVLAPDGRLTVTHTVGNSHAHLVLRGGPVPNYDAAGTEHARSLLTAAGLPLSLVVDASHGNSGKDHNRQPVVVADLAERIGDGEPGLTGVMIESYLSDGRQDLAATVLRRDLSVTDACLGWSRTLPLLDMLALAANRRRARRA, encoded by the coding sequence ATGATGCACACACTGCCCGCCCCCGCCGACCTCACCACGGCCCTTCCCCTGTCCACCGCGACGGCCCGGGCCGTCGCCGACCACCGCGACACGGTCGCCGCCGTGCTCGACGGCAGGGACCCCCGGCTGCTCGTGATAGCCGGTCCCTGCTCGGTCCACGACCCCGCCGCCGCCCTGGAGTACGCGAGCCTGCTCGCCGCCGCCGCGCGCCGCTACGCGGACGACCTGGTCGTCGTCCTGCGGGCCTACCTGGAGAAGCCGCGTACGGCGCTGGGCTGGACCGGGCTGCTCAACTACCCCGCCCTGGACGGCAAGAGCGACCTGGCGACCGGGCTGCGCACCGGCCGCGCGTTCCTCACCGAGGCCGCCGCCCTGGGGCTGCCCCTCGCCTACGAGTTCGTCGACCCGCTGCTCGCGCCGTACGTGGCCGACACGGTGTCCTGGGCCGCGATCGGTGCCCGGACGGTGGCCAGCCAGCCGCACCGGCACCTGGGCTCCTGGCTCCCGATGCCGGTCGGCATGAAGAACTGCGTGTCCGGCGCCCTGGGTTCCGCCGTCGACGCCGTCCAGGTCGCCTCCCATCCCCATGCCCTGCCCGTCCTGGCACCGGACGGCCGTCTCACCGTGACGCACACCGTCGGCAACTCCCACGCACACCTGGTGCTGCGGGGCGGCCCGGTGCCCAACTACGACGCCGCCGGCACCGAGCACGCCCGGTCGCTGCTGACGGCGGCCGGTCTGCCGCTGTCCCTCGTCGTGGACGCCTCGCACGGCAACAGCGGCAAGGACCACAACCGTCAGCCGGTGGTCGTCGCCGACCTCGCCGAGCGGATCGGCGACGGGGAGCCGGGCCTGACCGGCGTCATGATCGAGTCGTACCTCTCCGACGGCCGCCAGGATCTCGCGGCGACCGTCCTCCGGCGCGACCTCAGCGTCACCGACGCCTGTCTGGGCTGGTCCCGCACCCTCCCGCTGCTCGACATGCTGGCGCTGGCCGCCAACCGCCGCCGTGCGCGGCGCGCCTGA
- a CDS encoding DHA2 family efflux MFS transporter permease subunit, with product MTEKTAAPAEKVDAPLLRIAFILVLGTFMASIDATIVSVGIDTLADDFHASLAEIQWVSTAYLLAIVTAVPASGWLADRLGGRRVWLVAVGIFLCGSALCALSWSVTSLIVFRVLQGLGGGLLPPTGQALLARIAGPSRTGRVISVVAVVPLLSPVLGPLAGGALLGAASWPWLFLVNLPVGVAAILLARRYVPVVEPASGRAAFDVRGAVLLSPGLAVLVFGLTEVAHGNTPAAAVGVGAGLLMLAGFVVHGLRTRGTPLIDPRLFTRPPLGAAALALLVLGASVFGTTFLLPLYFQTGRGLSAWGTGLLLAPQGLGAAAGSVLVNRTIDAVAPRTLVITGVTLVLAGTVPFTQLDHGLPDIAIALALLVRGFGMAMIGAPVMNIVYSRIEPQQIARASGALNLLNTVGGSLGTAALAVVLQDRLGARHQDVPAAFADTFWWVVGLGLLAAAGTTRLPRTRALRRA from the coding sequence ATGACCGAGAAGACCGCCGCACCGGCCGAGAAGGTCGACGCACCGCTGCTGCGCATCGCGTTCATCCTGGTCCTCGGCACGTTCATGGCGTCCATCGACGCCACGATCGTCAGCGTCGGCATCGACACCCTGGCGGACGACTTCCACGCCTCGCTCGCCGAGATCCAGTGGGTCAGCACCGCCTATCTGCTGGCCATCGTCACCGCCGTACCCGCCTCCGGCTGGCTCGCCGACCGCCTCGGCGGCCGGCGGGTCTGGCTGGTCGCCGTGGGGATCTTCCTGTGCGGGTCCGCACTGTGCGCCCTGTCCTGGTCCGTGACCAGCCTGATCGTCTTCCGGGTCCTCCAGGGCCTGGGCGGCGGACTGCTGCCGCCGACCGGGCAGGCGCTGCTGGCCCGGATCGCCGGACCCTCCCGCACCGGACGGGTGATCAGCGTCGTCGCGGTCGTCCCGCTGCTCTCACCCGTGCTCGGCCCGCTGGCCGGCGGCGCCCTGCTCGGGGCGGCCTCCTGGCCGTGGCTGTTCCTGGTCAACCTGCCGGTCGGCGTCGCCGCGATCCTGCTCGCCCGCCGCTATGTGCCGGTGGTGGAACCGGCGTCCGGGCGGGCCGCGTTCGATGTGCGGGGGGCCGTACTGCTGTCACCCGGCCTCGCCGTCCTGGTGTTCGGCCTCACCGAGGTCGCCCACGGCAACACGCCCGCGGCGGCCGTGGGCGTGGGCGCGGGCCTGCTCATGCTGGCGGGCTTCGTCGTGCACGGCCTGCGCACCCGGGGCACCCCGCTGATCGACCCCCGGCTGTTCACCCGGCCACCACTCGGCGCGGCGGCCCTGGCCCTGCTGGTCCTCGGCGCGTCCGTGTTCGGTACGACGTTCCTGCTGCCCCTGTACTTCCAGACCGGACGCGGACTGTCGGCCTGGGGGACCGGACTGCTGCTGGCCCCCCAGGGGCTCGGCGCGGCGGCCGGGTCCGTGCTGGTCAACCGCACCATCGACGCGGTGGCCCCGAGGACCCTGGTGATCACCGGCGTCACCCTGGTCCTGGCCGGCACGGTCCCCTTCACCCAACTCGACCACGGACTGCCCGACATCGCGATCGCCCTGGCGCTCCTGGTGCGCGGCTTCGGGATGGCCATGATCGGCGCCCCCGTGATGAACATCGTCTACAGCCGGATCGAACCCCAGCAGATCGCCCGCGCCTCCGGAGCGCTCAACCTCCTCAACACCGTCGGCGGTTCCCTGGGGACCGCGGCCCTCGCCGTGGTCCTCCAGGACCGGCTCGGCGCCCGGCACCAGGACGTCCCCGCGGCGTTCGCCGACACCTTCTGGTGGGTCGTCGGACTCGGGCTGCTGGCCGCGGCCGGGACGACGAGACTGCCCCGGACCCGCGCCCTCAGGAGAGCCTGA